The sequence ACGCGTGCGCCGCGCGGGCGGCGGCTCGGATTTCCGCCAGCGTCGCATTCGGCTGACCGTAGGCGATGTTTTCCGCGAGACTGCGGTGAAAAAGAATTGGCTCCTGGGGCACGACGCCGATGGCGCGCCGCAAACTTTTTTGCGTGATGTCTGCGATGTTTTGACCGTCGAAAAGAATCTCGCCTTTTTTCACATCGTAAAGGCGTTGCAACAATTTCACGAAAGTCGTCTTGCCGCCGCCGCTGCGTCCGACGAGCGCGATTTTTTCACCCGGTGCGATGTGCAGATTCAGATCTTGGTAAATCGGCTTTTTCTGATTGGAATATTTGAAGCTCACATTTCGAAACTCAATCGCGCCTTTTTTGACTTCCAAATTTTTTGCACCCGGGCGGTCAGCGACATGGAAATTCATTTGGCTGAATTGGACGATGTCTTCCAATTCACTCGCTGCCTTTTGCGTTTCGCGAATTTTTTCCCCGATCGAACGCAGGTGACTTGAAATCAGGTTGTAACTTGCCAGCACGAAAACAGCGTCGCCGACGCTGGCTTCGCCATTCGCCCAGAAAAGCACCACTGGAATTAAAAGCGCGAATTTGAAAAGCGTCATTACGAAGGCTTGCGCGACATCCGTCAGATTGAAGGTGAGCCAAAGGCGGAAGTGGCTGTCACGCCATTTTTCGACGACGCGCGCGAAGCGGCGATCTTCGAAATTTTCCCGACCGAAAATTTTCACTGTGGCGTTGCAGGAAATCGCATCGGCGAGTGTCGCGCCGATTTTCGTATCTGTGCCGGTCGCGGCGCGGGAGCGCGGCGCGACGAATTTCTTCACGACGAAAACGCTGAAAGCTAGGTAAATTACGACACCTCCGGCGATGATTCCGCCAATTGCCGTCCAGCGCCAAAACATCAACCCAATCATGCCGAGCACGATGAAGGACAGCGGAATGAAGGTGAATAGAAATTGGTCGGCAAAACTATTGGCGGCCCAGACACCGCGCGTGATTTTGCGCATCGTCGCGCCGGAGAATGAATTTACATGCCAGTCAGTCGAAAATCTTTGGACACGGAAAAAAGCGTCAGTCTGAATTTCTTCCAGCATCCGCGTCCAGCGTGAATCCCAGAAAATATTTTTGCCTTTACTCGCAATCCAATAAATTATCCCGGCTGCGCCAATCGCGGTGAGTACCCACCAAATTGCCGGGAAAGCCGCACTCGGATCCGTCGCGTGATTTACAAGCGTGTCGGTGAAAATTCCGAACAGCTGCGGCATCGCGACTTCGGCGGCACTTTGTAAAATCACCAAAAGCAAAACGCCGCTGAGCCATAGCGGCTTTGCGCGGAGGTAATTCCAGATGAATTTCGCGACCGACCAAAATGAGACTTGCATGCGAGTCGTGATTTTAGCATAAAAATTGTGTTCAAAATCTCTCTTGGTTTTCCTCATCTTTTCCCCAGTTCTCGGGATTTTGCCAAATATAATCACGAACGCGATTTAGTTCATCTTCGTCGCGGATTATCCTGTCATGAAATCGCGGTTGCCAGACGCGGTCGAGCGCAGGTTGGATTTGGTGAATGCGTTTTGTGACGGCGGATTTAAAACCGCGGATAATTGCCGACAAATTATTTGATTGAGGACCGAATTTATTTTTGTAATTTTGTCCCGAATTTTGTTTTTGTAGAAACGCATTGCAATGCGTTTCTACATTTTTTGATTCCAAAACATTGTCGATAATCACAATTCCGTGCAGATGATTCAGCATCACGACAAACGCATCCAATTTCACATTTCGGCGAATCTTTTCGGTTCGTTGCCATTCTTCTTCTACGATTTTTCCAATCTCGCTGAGCTGCATTTTTCCATTTCGAATTTCGCCAAAAATATTTTCTCGATTTTGGGTGCATATAGTGATGAAATAAAAACCATCTTGGGAATAATCCCAGCCGGTTAGCCGATGTGATTCCGTGCGGTATTTTTCTTGGAATTTCACGCAAAAATTCTAACATCGACCTTTTGCTAAAAACATAGGGGTAGAAACGCATTGCAATGCGTTTCTGCTGATAACATTCGGAGCGTTTTATCGAGCATAAAAATTGTGTTCAAAAGGGCGAGTTGCTGAGACAGAGCAGGGCGACTAAAATCTTCGCACCTAAGTTTAGGATTAAGAACAAAGAACAAAGGAATAAGATAGCACTATAAATCTACTTTTTCTTAAAATGCACTTAGAAAAATTCTTCCGCCCCTGATTGTTCGAGGGCTTTTTGTTCTATTTTTTCTTACTTCTTAGTCCTTACAAACTTACTCCTTAATCCTTACTCTCAAATGTCCAAACGCGTTTACGATTTCTCGGAAGGTTCAGCCAAAATGCGCGAGCTGCTCGGCGGTAAAGGCGCGAATCTCGCCGAGATGAGCTCACTCGGGATTCCGGTTCCGCCGGGATTCACGATTACGACTGAGACTTGCGCGGAATATGCCCAAGCGGGTGGCAAATTTCCGACCGGACTTTTGAAAGAGGTCGAAGAGCATCTCGCCAAATTGGAAAAGAAAATGGGCAAGAAATTGGGTGACGCGAAAGATCCTTTGCTCGTCTCTGTCCGCTCCGGCGCGGCGGCTTCGATGCCGGGCATGATGGACACGGTTTTGAATCTCGGCATGAATGACAAGTCGGTCGCGGGTCTCGCGGCAGTCTCGGGCAACGCGCGTTTCGCGTGGGACGCTTACCGTCGCTTCATTCAAATGTTTGGCGATGTGGTTCTCGGCGTCGAGCACGCACATTTCGAACACGAACTCGACAAACTGAAGGCTGCGAAGAAAGTGAAAAATGACCTCGAGCTTGATGCGGCGGATTTGGAAAAATTAACTGCGAGTTACAAAAAAGTCGTGAAAAACGCTATTGGCAAAGACTTTCCGCAAGATCCACTCGAACAACTCAAGCTTTCGATTCAGGCAGTCTTCGGCAGCTGGGACAATCCACGCGCGATTTATTATCGCAAGATGAACAACATCAAAGGCCTGATCGGGACGGCGGTGAATGTCCAGGCGATGGTTTTCGGCAATCTCGGTGAGACTTCGGGCACGGGTGTCGCTTTCACACGCGATCCGTCGACAGGCGAGAAGAAATTTTTCGGCGAATACCTGATGAATGCGCAGGGCGAGGATGTCGTCGCGGGGATTCGTACACCGCAGCCGATTTCACATTTACAAAAATCGAATCCGAAAGTGTACGCCGAGCTGACGAAGATTTACCAAAAATTAGAAAAGCATTACCGCGACATGCAGGATCTCGAATTCACCATCGAGCGCGGCAAACTTTTCCTGCTGCAGACGCGCAACGGCAAACGCACGGCGCGGGCGGCGGTGCGCATCGCAGTCGAATTAGTTCGCGAAAAAATGATCACCGAAAAAGAAGCGGTGCTGCGCGTCGATCCTTATTCTCTCGATCAATTGCTGCATCCGTCGCTTGATCCCAAGGCGAAGAAAATTGTGCTGACCAAAGGTTTGCCCGCGAGTCCGGGCGCTGCCAGTGGCAAAGTCGTCTTCACGGCAGACGAAGCGGAACACTTCGGCAATCTCGGCGAGAATGTGATTCTCGTGCGTAAAGAAACTTCACCCGAGGATATTCACGGGATGCACGCGGCGCGGGGAATTCTCACAGCGCGTGGCGGTATGACCTCGCACGCGGCAGTCGTCGCGCGTGGCATGGGTCGTTGCTGCGTCGCGGGTGCGGAGAAAATCGAAGTTGATTACATCAAAAAACAATTCCGTGTCGGCACGAAAATCGTGAGTGCCGGCGACATAATCACGCTCGACGGTTCGACGGGGGAGGTGATGCTCGGCGAAATCGCGACGGTCGAACCGCAGCTCGATGCGAATTTCAAGAAGCTCATGACTTTCGCGGACAAATTCCGCACGCTCAAAATTCGCACCAATGCGGACACGCCGCACGACGCCGCTTTCGCACGCGAAATGGGTGCGGAGGGAATTGGTCTCTGTCGCACAGAGCACATGTTTTTCGAGCCGGAGCGCATTCTCGCGGTGCGTGAAATGATCGTCGCCGATTCAGTAGAGGCGCGTAAAAAAGCGCTTGCGAAATTGCTACCATTCCAGCGTGACGATTTTTACCGCATTTTCAAAGCGATGAAAGGTTTGCCGGTGACCGTGCGTCTGCTTGATCCGCCGCTCCACGAATTTCTCCCGAATGAAGAAAAAGAAATCCGCGGACTCGCCAAGACGCTCCAAATTTCCGAACAAAAACTGCGCGAGCGCATGGCGGCGCTACACGAAGTCAATCCGATGATGGGTCTGCGCGGCGCGCGCCTGATGGTCGTCTATCCCGAGATTGTCGAGATGCAGGCGCAGGCGATTTTCGAGGCGGCGGTCAGATTGAAAAAAGAAAAGATCGATGTGATTCCCGAGGTCATGATTCCGCTCATCGGTATGATGGAAGAATTTTATTTACTCGCGAAGATTGTGCGTTCGACCGGCAACGCCATCATTCAAAAATCCGGCGTTCAGCTGAAATACGCAGTTGGCACGATGATCGAGATTCCGCGCGCCTGCATTCGCGCTCGCAAAATCGCGCGCCAGGCGGAGTTCTTCAGCTTCGGAACGAATGACCTCACGCAGCTCACCTTCGGTTTCTCCCGCGACGATGCTCCGAAATTTGTCCCGAAATACATCGAAGAGGGAATTCTCGATAACGATCCTTTTGCTTCGCTCGATCAGCGCGGCGTCGGAGAATTGGTCCAGATGGGTATCGAGCGCGGGCGCACTGACAAAAAAGACTTGAAATGCGGCATCTGCGGCGAACACGGCGGCGACCCAGCCTCGGTCGAATTTTGTCACCGCGTCGGCATGAATTATGTCTCTTGCTCGCCCTTCCGTGTCCCGATCGCGCGACTCGCGGCGGCGCAGGCGGCACTACGAAAATGAGTCAATGATTGAATGAGTGAATAATCTATTTTTGGTTCGCTATTTAATAATTTTTCTTAAGTCGCTAAAAACATAGATTTTATTTCGCGCTCTTTTCGGCGTGACATCGGTAATAATTTCAAGCTCAGCAAACTTTTGGATTACTGTGTATAAAGTTTGGCTATTAGATATTTTGGAAGTCTCTCGAATTGATTTAGTAGAGAAAGTTGGCTTAATAAAGATGGCGTCTAAAAACTTAATGGCATAAATTGAGTTAACCTCTGGCATTCGTTCTTTTAGGTTTTTGTACAGCTTTTCTATTTTTACCACTCGCTCCAAAGTTATTTTTGTCTGTTCTGCAATAGCATCAAGAAAAAATTTAATCCAAGAAACCCAGTTACCTTTTTCGCTGACATCCTGTAGGGATTGATAATAGGTGTCGCGATGTTCTTCTAGAAACTCACTAATATAGATATTTGGATAAGCTGTGATTTTCTTTTCATATAAGAAAAGTGGCACAAGTAGTCTTCCTACTCGTCCATTTCCATCCATGAATGGATGAATCGCTTCAAATTGATAATGTGCGATGGCAATTTGAACTAGGGGATCAATGGCATCCTCAGCGTAGAGATATTTTTCTAAATTCGAGAAGAGTGCTGGGATGTGTTGAGGTTCTGGTGGGACAAAGGTCGCCTGGTCAATAGTAGCACCATATGGACCTATAAAAACCTGAGTTTTTCTAATTTGTCCTGGATCTTTGTTCTGTCCTCTAACCGAATTTAGAAGTAGGCTATGCAAACTTTTAATCACATTTTCAGCTAAGGGTTTTTCTCTCAAAAGATTTTTTCCATACTCTATGGCTAAACGATAGTTAGAAATTTCTCGATAATCTTTTTCTTTTTCGTTCAGTTCGGATTTAGTATCTTGGGCATCAAACATGAAAACCTCATCTAAGGTAGCCTGAGTGCCTTCTATTTTTGAGCTTAAAACCGCCTCTTTGGTTTCAAAAGAGCGTTGAATAATTTCTGGATTTGGTAGTCTTTTTACGGCTTCATCATATCGCGCAACAATATCCCTTGCCTTTATAATGTTTTGGAAAACTAGCGAATAGTCTAACTTCGGGGGTAAGAATGGCGGGACGAAAGACTTTTTTATCATAATTAAGTTAATTCTATTCGCTGGAATTATATCATTTCTTATTCTAGTTTACAAGCGATTTCTGGAATAAGAGAAATTATAAATCTAGGTTCTAGAATAAAAATTTCTTAATTCTAGTTGAGTCGGTATGAATTATGTCAGTTGCTCGCCCTTCCGCGTCCCGATTGCTAGATTGGCCGCGGCGCAGGCGGCACTACGGAAATGATTCAATGATTGAATGAGTGAATAATCTTACAATTTAATCACTGAGTTGTTTGCGACGAGAGCTGATTTATTGCGCTGGTTTTTGGACGAGGAAAACGGTCGTCTCCGCGCTCTTGTTATTTTTTTGGTATTCAAATTGTTTGCAATCGAGAATCTGAAAACCACTCAGAGTTAACATTTTTTTGGCATCAGCCAAAGTGCTTGGGTAAATTTGTGTCCCGAGCTTACGGTATTCTGCTTGCTGGTAGTTCGAATAATCTATGGCTGTGAAGTTTACGACTTCCGCTCCAAAATTAATTGGAACTGAGAAATTCTGACAGCCCTTGGCGAGTTGTCGCGCTTTTCTGGCTGGCTTAATGAGCTCAAAAATTGAATTATTTAGGACAGCTTTGCCGTCGGGCTTGAGTGAGGCGAAAAGCATTTCGAGAACTTCTTTCGGATTGAACATCAAAGCGTTGGTGACCACGCCGCAGTCAGCAAACTCCTTCTTTTCGTCGAAGGGCGAGTGTCTTATGTCGGCTGCCACCAAGAGGCTTTGCGGCAGTCTTTTTCTCGTATGCTCTCTTAATGTCACATGGTCAATGTCGACGCCTATGACTTTTAAATCGGGGTTTTCTTTAATTTCGGAATGGTCGAATTCGTGTCCTGGTCCAATGCCGATATTCAAGACAGTCACCGGTTGGTTTTTTCCTAGCGCTTCGGCGATGACGGGATTGAGATGCTCGGTGAAAAACTCTCGGCTAGAAGAAGGCGTGTGGATTTTCTCCTGGTAATTTTTTGGGTTGTATTCGGAATAATTGGGCGGTGTGAGTTTGGACATTTTTTAAATTTGTCGGACTATTTTATCATAAAAGAGCCTACAAAAAAAGCTTATTTTATCCTGTCATGGTTTCTGACCAGTTTGTTCAATTATTTCTTCCAGCTTTCTCCACCAAAAAATCGAGCATTTTGCCCGCGATGTCGATCCCTGTGAAATTCTGACTGGCTCCGAAATTGCAAGGGAAATTGACCTCGCTGACCAGAAAGCCATTTTTTGTGTACAAAAGATCGACTCCGCCGAACTCTACCCCGGCTACTGCGACAGCTTTCAGGACGATTTCGCGGATTTTCGGATTAAGCTGAACGATTCTATTTTTAGAGAAGCCGCGATTTGCATTTGATCTGAAATCTAACTTTTTGGGGACAGATTTCTCGTAGGCGCACAAAATTTCTTTTTCGAGCACGACTGCTCGGATGTGACGACCAGATGACTCTTTGACCATTTTCTGAAAAAAGAACTCAATGTCCTTACTGACCAAGAATTGGCTGATTGATTTAAGTGAAAAATATGAATCAACCACCAATACCCCTCTTCCCAGAGAATCCTTCAAGGTTTTGATAATTAAAGGAAAACCAAGTTTCTGGGCAATTTTTTTAAGTTCGGTGTCGTTCACCGCATTGGCAAAAATCGTTTGCGGGATAGGTATCCCGGCGTTGGCGAATTCTACATATCGAGTTAGTTTATTGCTGAATCGCCTTTTTATTGTTTCTTCAGGCTTAAAAAAAGAAGTACAATTTCCGCCCAATAAAATCGACTGTTCAAGGAGAGCTTCGCTGGTGTCTACCGCAACTCGGTAAATCAAGTCGTTTTTTTTTATTGATTTTTTGCCGACCTCCAGGAGTGTATCTTTGCTGCTGATGACTTTTGTCTCAAGTCCGCGCTTTTTAGCAGCTTTCAATAGATATTCTTCGCACTTCGGATTGTGACTATTGTTGATTAAAACAAGCTGCATATGAAAAGTTAAAACGGCGTAATTTTAATCGTTGCGCTGACAAAAAGGAATCTCTAAACTGCCTGCGAATTTAGCCATGCGTCGCAAGAAAGCAATTGTTTTCACCGAATACCGCCACAAACTCGAGAGTGTCGAGTCGGCGCAGAGAGCTGGATTTACCGCAGTTTTGGTGACGCGCCAGAAGCGCAACGGCGCCGCCAAAGTCTTTGACGAAGTTTTCGAAGTCGATCTTAATTCGCGCGAAGTCTGGGATGATTTGGCGAAAAAATTAAAAGCCAAGTACAACGTCAAAGCGGTCGTCTCCAATTATGACCACTTCGTCGTGCAGCGTTCGTATTTGGCTGAGAAGCTCGGCGTGCCGGCGACGACGGTTTACGCGGCGGCCTGCACGCGCAACAAAGTGCTGATGCGGCACGC comes from Patescibacteria group bacterium and encodes:
- a CDS encoding ABC transporter ATP-binding protein; translation: MQVSFWSVAKFIWNYLRAKPLWLSGVLLLVILQSAAEVAMPQLFGIFTDTLVNHATDPSAAFPAIWWVLTAIGAAGIIYWIASKGKNIFWDSRWTRMLEEIQTDAFFRVQRFSTDWHVNSFSGATMRKITRGVWAANSFADQFLFTFIPLSFIVLGMIGLMFWRWTAIGGIIAGGVVIYLAFSVFVVKKFVAPRSRAATGTDTKIGATLADAISCNATVKIFGRENFEDRRFARVVEKWRDSHFRLWLTFNLTDVAQAFVMTLFKFALLIPVVLFWANGEASVGDAVFVLASYNLISSHLRSIGEKIRETQKAASELEDIVQFSQMNFHVADRPGAKNLEVKKGAIEFRNVSFKYSNQKKPIYQDLNLHIAPGEKIALVGRSGGGKTTFVKLLQRLYDVKKGEILFDGQNIADITQKSLRRAIGVVPQEPILFHRSLAENIAYGQPNATLAEIRAAARAAHASEFIEKLPEKYETFVGERGVKLSGGERQRVAIARAMLADTPILILDEATSSLDSESEKLISDALAKLMHGKTVIVVAHRLATIRSADRILVFENGGIVEEGKHAALLKKPNGIYRRLFELQAGGFIAE
- a CDS encoding transposase; protein product: MKFQEKYRTESHRLTGWDYSQDGFYFITICTQNRENIFGEIRNGKMQLSEIGKIVEEEWQRTEKIRRNVKLDAFVVMLNHLHGIVIIDNVLESKNVETHCNAFLQKQNSGQNYKNKFGPQSNNLSAIIRGFKSAVTKRIHQIQPALDRVWQPRFHDRIIRDEDELNRVRDYIWQNPENWGKDEENQERF
- the ppdK gene encoding pyruvate, phosphate dikinase, giving the protein MSKRVYDFSEGSAKMRELLGGKGANLAEMSSLGIPVPPGFTITTETCAEYAQAGGKFPTGLLKEVEEHLAKLEKKMGKKLGDAKDPLLVSVRSGAAASMPGMMDTVLNLGMNDKSVAGLAAVSGNARFAWDAYRRFIQMFGDVVLGVEHAHFEHELDKLKAAKKVKNDLELDAADLEKLTASYKKVVKNAIGKDFPQDPLEQLKLSIQAVFGSWDNPRAIYYRKMNNIKGLIGTAVNVQAMVFGNLGETSGTGVAFTRDPSTGEKKFFGEYLMNAQGEDVVAGIRTPQPISHLQKSNPKVYAELTKIYQKLEKHYRDMQDLEFTIERGKLFLLQTRNGKRTARAAVRIAVELVREKMITEKEAVLRVDPYSLDQLLHPSLDPKAKKIVLTKGLPASPGAASGKVVFTADEAEHFGNLGENVILVRKETSPEDIHGMHAARGILTARGGMTSHAAVVARGMGRCCVAGAEKIEVDYIKKQFRVGTKIVSAGDIITLDGSTGEVMLGEIATVEPQLDANFKKLMTFADKFRTLKIRTNADTPHDAAFAREMGAEGIGLCRTEHMFFEPERILAVREMIVADSVEARKKALAKLLPFQRDDFYRIFKAMKGLPVTVRLLDPPLHEFLPNEEKEIRGLAKTLQISEQKLRERMAALHEVNPMMGLRGARLMVVYPEIVEMQAQAIFEAAVRLKKEKIDVIPEVMIPLIGMMEEFYLLAKIVRSTGNAIIQKSGVQLKYAVGTMIEIPRACIRARKIARQAEFFSFGTNDLTQLTFGFSRDDAPKFVPKYIEEGILDNDPFASLDQRGVGELVQMGIERGRTDKKDLKCGICGEHGGDPASVEFCHRVGMNYVSCSPFRVPIARLAAAQAALRK
- a CDS encoding Fic/DOC family N-terminal domain-containing protein — translated: MIKKSFVPPFLPPKLDYSLVFQNIIKARDIVARYDEAVKRLPNPEIIQRSFETKEAVLSSKIEGTQATLDEVFMFDAQDTKSELNEKEKDYREISNYRLAIEYGKNLLREKPLAENVIKSLHSLLLNSVRGQNKDPGQIRKTQVFIGPYGATIDQATFVPPEPQHIPALFSNLEKYLYAEDAIDPLVQIAIAHYQFEAIHPFMDGNGRVGRLLVPLFLYEKKITAYPNIYISEFLEEHRDTYYQSLQDVSEKGNWVSWIKFFLDAIAEQTKITLERVVKIEKLYKNLKERMPEVNSIYAIKFLDAIFIKPTFSTKSIRETSKISNSQTLYTVIQKFAELEIITDVTPKRARNKIYVFSDLRKIIK
- a CDS encoding class I SAM-dependent methyltransferase, with product MSKLTPPNYSEYNPKNYQEKIHTPSSSREFFTEHLNPVIAEALGKNQPVTVLNIGIGPGHEFDHSEIKENPDLKVIGVDIDHVTLREHTRKRLPQSLLVAADIRHSPFDEKKEFADCGVVTNALMFNPKEVLEMLFASLKPDGKAVLNNSIFELIKPARKARQLAKGCQNFSVPINFGAEVVNFTAIDYSNYQQAEYRKLGTQIYPSTLADAKKMLTLSGFQILDCKQFEYQKNNKSAETTVFLVQKPAQ